A single Salmo trutta chromosome 14, fSalTru1.1, whole genome shotgun sequence DNA region contains:
- the LOC115208560 gene encoding aprataxin and PNK-like factor isoform X1, whose amino-acid sequence MAGFDLVPVDGGSPIHLPEGETLLGRGPFLGVSDKRVSRHHGLLENLNGQLRIKPTHVNPCFCQSSLDDLPQPLDRNQWHNLGQGDIISLLPGKYIYRVVAVGGEDGTPRNSQALQDEDEVVVKSPPASPGPSDEPAYPTRQGTGWTPSSHQQQSRLGGSVDQKEPYEQLPSSPTSNQTEAGVAEAENDKNEPKREPKKRVLPAWMTVPIASPKNPTTTTKGFGNRGRGTATPTTSTNQGAAKRARYTAPLSGEEESEHSEAEPTPRKRVRRKKSDEDEDNEEEVQSTTAFKARQQVTPSKVEESEESDHFDVEEDDGEKRRGGEASTAKGSSTSTSRAEASESEDRGREPQNGQKVGKGPQGSGDVSGPAQSKARLRTTCPYGKDCYRKNPVHFQECSHPGDSDYEDSSAKDEEEEEDADRPECPYGTDCYRKNPLHWKEYKHTKKTRAKKPVSYNNDDDDDDDEFGDDDSFINDESEDIGEDSDYEPPDSDDSGKEDLKTLKKEAKAFTRPK is encoded by the exons ATGGCGGGGTTCGATCTCGTGCCTGTAGATGGTGGCAGTCCAATACACCTGCCTGAGGGGGAGACACTGCTGGGAAGGGGTCCATTCCTTGGC GTCAGCGACAAAAGAGTCTCCAGACACCACGGCCTCCTTGAGAACCTGAACGGGCAGCTGCGCATCAAACCT ACGCATGTGAACCCCTGCTTTTGTCAGTCCTCACTGGATGACCTCCCACAACCCCTGGACAGGAACCAGTGGCATAACCTTGGACAGGGAGACATCATCTCCCTTCTTCCTGGGAAGTACATCTACAGGGTGGTGGCCGTGGGTGGAGAAGATGGAACACCCAG AAACAGTCAGGCTCTTCAAGATGAAGACGAGGTTGTTGTGAAGTCTCCTCCTGCCTCCCCTGGACCAAGCGACGAACCTGCTTACCCCACTCGACAGGGCACGGGGTGGACACCAAGCTCCCACCAACAACAATCTAGACTGGGAGGTAGTGTTGACCAGAAGGAGCCGTATGAACAGCTACCTAGCTCACCTACCTCAAACCAG ACAGAAGCTGGGGTAGCTGAAGCAGAAAATGACAAGAACGAGCCGAAACGTGAACCAAAGAAAAGAGTGTTACCTGCTTGGATGACTGTACCCATTGCATCTCCCAagaaccccaccaccaccaccaaag GATTTGGAAATCGAGGCAGAGGAACCGCAACCCCAACGACAAGCACCAACCAGGGCGCGGCCAAACGGGCCAGGTACACAGCGCCCTTGTCAGGGGAGGAAGAGTCTGAACACAGCGAGGCAGAGCCAACACCCAGGAAGAGGGTGAGGAGGAAGAAGAGTGACGAGGATGAGGACAATGAGGAAGAGGTCCAGTCTACAACA GCATTTAAAGCCAGGCAGCAGGTGACGCCTAGTAAAGTAGAGGAGAGCGAGGAGTCGGACCACTTTGACGTGGAGGAGGAcgatggagagaagagaagaggaggagaagctTCCACAGCGAAAGGCAGCAGCACTTCTACGAGCAGAGCAGAGGCCAGCGAGTCcgaggacagggggagagagccTCAGAACGGTCAGAAGGTCGGCAAGGGGCCTCAAGGGTCAGGTGATGTTTCAGGCCCCGCCCAGTCCAAAGCTCGGCTCAGGACGACCTGCCCCTATGGAAAGGACTGTTACAG GAAAAACCCAGTCCACTTCCAAGAATGCAGTCACCCCGGCGACAGCGACTACGAGGACAGTTCCGCGAaagacgaggaggaagaggaggacgcgGACCGACCCGAGTGTCCGTACGGCACAGACTGCTACAG GAAAAACCCTCTTCACTGGAAGGagtacaaacacaccaagaagactcgag CGAAAAAGCCGGTATCATACAacaacgatgatgatgatgatgatgatgagtttggGGACGATGACAGCTTCATCAATGATGAGAGCGAGGACATTGGTGAAGACTCTGACTATGAGCCACCTGACTCAGACGACAGTGGCAAGGAGGACCTCAAAACACTCAAGAAAGAAGCCAAGGCCTTCACAAGGCCGAAATGA
- the LOC115208560 gene encoding aprataxin and PNK-like factor isoform X2, with protein MAGFDLVPVDGGSPIHLPEGETLLGRGPFLGTHVNPCFCQSSLDDLPQPLDRNQWHNLGQGDIISLLPGKYIYRVVAVGGEDGTPRNSQALQDEDEVVVKSPPASPGPSDEPAYPTRQGTGWTPSSHQQQSRLGGSVDQKEPYEQLPSSPTSNQTEAGVAEAENDKNEPKREPKKRVLPAWMTVPIASPKNPTTTTKGFGNRGRGTATPTTSTNQGAAKRARYTAPLSGEEESEHSEAEPTPRKRVRRKKSDEDEDNEEEVQSTTAFKARQQVTPSKVEESEESDHFDVEEDDGEKRRGGEASTAKGSSTSTSRAEASESEDRGREPQNGQKVGKGPQGSGDVSGPAQSKARLRTTCPYGKDCYRKNPVHFQECSHPGDSDYEDSSAKDEEEEEDADRPECPYGTDCYRKNPLHWKEYKHTKKTRAKKPVSYNNDDDDDDDEFGDDDSFINDESEDIGEDSDYEPPDSDDSGKEDLKTLKKEAKAFTRPK; from the exons ATGGCGGGGTTCGATCTCGTGCCTGTAGATGGTGGCAGTCCAATACACCTGCCTGAGGGGGAGACACTGCTGGGAAGGGGTCCATTCCTTGGC ACGCATGTGAACCCCTGCTTTTGTCAGTCCTCACTGGATGACCTCCCACAACCCCTGGACAGGAACCAGTGGCATAACCTTGGACAGGGAGACATCATCTCCCTTCTTCCTGGGAAGTACATCTACAGGGTGGTGGCCGTGGGTGGAGAAGATGGAACACCCAG AAACAGTCAGGCTCTTCAAGATGAAGACGAGGTTGTTGTGAAGTCTCCTCCTGCCTCCCCTGGACCAAGCGACGAACCTGCTTACCCCACTCGACAGGGCACGGGGTGGACACCAAGCTCCCACCAACAACAATCTAGACTGGGAGGTAGTGTTGACCAGAAGGAGCCGTATGAACAGCTACCTAGCTCACCTACCTCAAACCAG ACAGAAGCTGGGGTAGCTGAAGCAGAAAATGACAAGAACGAGCCGAAACGTGAACCAAAGAAAAGAGTGTTACCTGCTTGGATGACTGTACCCATTGCATCTCCCAagaaccccaccaccaccaccaaag GATTTGGAAATCGAGGCAGAGGAACCGCAACCCCAACGACAAGCACCAACCAGGGCGCGGCCAAACGGGCCAGGTACACAGCGCCCTTGTCAGGGGAGGAAGAGTCTGAACACAGCGAGGCAGAGCCAACACCCAGGAAGAGGGTGAGGAGGAAGAAGAGTGACGAGGATGAGGACAATGAGGAAGAGGTCCAGTCTACAACA GCATTTAAAGCCAGGCAGCAGGTGACGCCTAGTAAAGTAGAGGAGAGCGAGGAGTCGGACCACTTTGACGTGGAGGAGGAcgatggagagaagagaagaggaggagaagctTCCACAGCGAAAGGCAGCAGCACTTCTACGAGCAGAGCAGAGGCCAGCGAGTCcgaggacagggggagagagccTCAGAACGGTCAGAAGGTCGGCAAGGGGCCTCAAGGGTCAGGTGATGTTTCAGGCCCCGCCCAGTCCAAAGCTCGGCTCAGGACGACCTGCCCCTATGGAAAGGACTGTTACAG GAAAAACCCAGTCCACTTCCAAGAATGCAGTCACCCCGGCGACAGCGACTACGAGGACAGTTCCGCGAaagacgaggaggaagaggaggacgcgGACCGACCCGAGTGTCCGTACGGCACAGACTGCTACAG GAAAAACCCTCTTCACTGGAAGGagtacaaacacaccaagaagactcgag CGAAAAAGCCGGTATCATACAacaacgatgatgatgatgatgatgatgagtttggGGACGATGACAGCTTCATCAATGATGAGAGCGAGGACATTGGTGAAGACTCTGACTATGAGCCACCTGACTCAGACGACAGTGGCAAGGAGGACCTCAAAACACTCAAGAAAGAAGCCAAGGCCTTCACAAGGCCGAAATGA